The following are encoded in a window of Arthrobacter woluwensis genomic DNA:
- a CDS encoding hemolysin family protein — MEWLFLVFGILLIFGTGFFVAVEFSLVALDQAQVQAAVDDGDEAAKPLLACLKSLSTQLSSCQLGITLTTLLTGYVLEPSVGSLLKEPLRGLGLADPTPVSLVIAMIAATVFSMILGELVPKNLAIAQAMAVGKAVARPQLVFTMIFKPAIIVLNGFSNKVLGIFGLEAKEEISGARTPDELASLVRRSAEMGTLDPGTAEFLARTLRFSDKTAADVMTPRFRMETLDAVEPVTAVVDAARATGYSRFPVTGESVDDIRGVVHIKKAVAVPTAKRAELEVGSLMTEVFRVPETIPLDDLIAELRASNMQLAVVLDEYGGTAGVVTLEDLVEEIVGEVADEHDRRRPGVLQGADGRWFFPGLLRPDEVGAQIKGLVIPEDGSYETVGGFVMSSLGRIPVAGDHVAVHGGELRVVRMDGRRVDRLAFLPRDEETAEGERHE; from the coding sequence ATGGAATGGCTCTTCCTCGTCTTCGGCATCCTGCTGATCTTCGGCACCGGCTTCTTCGTGGCCGTGGAGTTCTCCCTCGTGGCGCTCGACCAGGCGCAGGTCCAGGCCGCCGTCGACGACGGTGACGAGGCCGCGAAACCCCTGCTGGCCTGCCTGAAGTCCCTTTCCACTCAGCTCTCCAGCTGTCAGCTGGGCATCACCCTGACCACGCTCCTCACGGGCTACGTGCTGGAACCGTCGGTCGGCAGCCTGCTGAAGGAACCCCTCCGGGGGCTCGGCCTCGCCGATCCGACGCCGGTGTCCCTCGTGATCGCGATGATCGCCGCCACCGTGTTCTCCATGATTTTGGGCGAGCTGGTGCCGAAGAACCTCGCGATCGCTCAGGCGATGGCGGTCGGCAAGGCGGTGGCACGCCCGCAGCTGGTGTTCACCATGATCTTCAAGCCCGCGATCATCGTCCTCAACGGCTTCTCCAACAAAGTGCTCGGCATCTTCGGCCTGGAGGCCAAGGAGGAGATCTCCGGCGCGCGCACCCCGGACGAGCTCGCGTCGCTCGTGCGCCGTTCCGCGGAGATGGGGACGCTGGATCCCGGCACCGCCGAGTTCCTGGCGCGGACCCTGCGCTTCTCCGACAAGACCGCGGCCGATGTCATGACCCCGCGTTTCCGCATGGAGACGCTGGACGCGGTGGAGCCGGTGACCGCCGTCGTCGACGCGGCCCGCGCCACCGGCTATTCCCGCTTCCCCGTCACCGGAGAGTCCGTGGACGACATCAGGGGAGTGGTGCACATCAAGAAGGCCGTGGCCGTGCCGACGGCCAAGCGCGCCGAGCTGGAGGTCGGATCCCTCATGACCGAGGTGTTCCGGGTTCCGGAGACCATCCCGCTGGACGATCTGATCGCCGAGCTGCGCGCCTCCAACATGCAGCTGGCCGTGGTGCTGGACGAGTACGGTGGCACCGCCGGCGTCGTGACGCTGGAGGACCTGGTCGAGGAGATCGTGGGCGAGGTCGCCGACGAGCATGACCGGCGGAGGCCGGGCGTGCTCCAGGGCGCCGACGGCCGGTGGTTCTTCCCCGGCCTGCTGCGTCCGGACGAGGTCGGGGCTCAGATCAAGGGCCTCGTGATCCCCGAGGACGGTTCGTATGAAACGGTGGGTGGCTTCGTGATGAGCAGCCTGGGACGCATCCCGGTGGCCGGCGATCACGTGGCGGTCCACGGCGGCGAACTGCGCGTGGTGCGGATGGACGGACGCCGGGTGGACCGGCTCGCCTTCCTGCCCCGTGACGAGGAGACCGCGGAGGGGGAGCGCCATGAGTGA
- a CDS encoding hemolysin family protein, which translates to MSDWMGILWLVVLLLGNAFFVAAEFAIMSARRSQIEPLAEAGSRRAATTLKAMEQVSLMLACAQLGITVCSLLILQVAEPAIHHLIAEPLEHLGIPETLAGALAFAAALIVVTFLHVTFGEMVPKNISVSAADKAALLLAPVLAALATMLRPVVATLNWCANHVLKLMRVEPKDEVTSTFTLEEVQSIVHESTRHGLVEDDAGLLTGALEFSERRASQVMVPLDRLATLSEDATPQQFERMVARTGYSRILLKDDEGELSGYLHIKDVISIPESQYDQPIAVVRQRSLVNIDPEMEIEDVLARMQKSGSHVARVVDGQGHTLGVLFLEDVIEELVGEIQDETQAKDAVRYWESQRTPEDQ; encoded by the coding sequence ATGAGTGACTGGATGGGAATCCTCTGGCTGGTGGTGCTGCTGCTCGGCAACGCGTTCTTCGTGGCGGCGGAGTTCGCCATCATGTCCGCGCGGCGCAGCCAGATCGAGCCCTTGGCCGAGGCGGGGTCGCGACGCGCGGCCACCACCCTGAAGGCCATGGAACAGGTCTCGCTCATGCTCGCCTGTGCGCAGCTCGGCATCACGGTGTGTTCGCTGCTCATCCTGCAGGTGGCCGAACCGGCCATCCACCACCTGATCGCGGAGCCGCTGGAGCATCTCGGCATTCCGGAGACGCTCGCCGGCGCGCTGGCGTTCGCCGCGGCACTGATCGTGGTGACCTTCCTGCACGTGACCTTCGGCGAGATGGTGCCGAAGAACATCTCGGTGTCCGCCGCGGACAAGGCGGCCCTGCTGCTGGCCCCCGTGCTGGCGGCACTGGCGACCATGCTCCGTCCGGTCGTGGCCACGCTGAATTGGTGCGCCAACCACGTGCTGAAGCTCATGCGCGTGGAGCCGAAGGACGAGGTGACCTCGACCTTCACGCTCGAGGAGGTGCAGTCGATCGTCCACGAATCCACGCGGCACGGCCTCGTGGAGGACGACGCCGGCCTGCTCACCGGGGCGCTGGAGTTCTCCGAGCGCCGCGCCTCCCAGGTCATGGTCCCGCTGGACCGCCTGGCCACGCTCAGTGAGGACGCCACCCCGCAGCAGTTCGAGCGGATGGTCGCCAGGACCGGGTACTCCCGCATCCTGCTCAAGGATGACGAGGGGGAGCTGTCCGGGTATCTCCACATCAAGGACGTCATCTCCATCCCGGAGTCCCAGTACGACCAGCCCATCGCCGTGGTCCGCCAGCGTTCGCTGGTGAACATCGACCCGGAGATGGAGATCGAGGACGTGCTGGCCCGGATGCAGAAGAGCGGGTCCCACGTGGCCCGGGTGGTGGACGGACAGGGGCACACCCTGGGCGTCCTCTTCCTCGAAGACGTCATCGAGGAACTCGTGGGGGAGATCCAGGACGAGACGCAGGCGAAGGACGCCGTGCGGTACTGGGAGAGTCAGCGGACGCCTGAGGATCAGTGA
- a CDS encoding metal ABC transporter solute-binding protein, Zn/Mn family, with protein sequence MQSRKNVQFRKTTLSLTALSGVVLLGVAACSTPGSSAAGTESAKSGEITVVASTSAYGSLVKAIGGDKVTVESIVSKISQDPHSYEATAQDRLKVSKAGLVVVNGGGYDSFMDGMVADAKLDPANVINAVTVSGLQQESAESPAPSASAADDHGHDHDHGSFNEHVWYNFPAMQKVAAQVEQRLSALAPASAAEFKHNADAFTSRLGDYQQTLEKLTKGSHVDVAVTEPVPLYLLEAAGLHNVTPEEFTSAVEEGHDVPASVLDETLKLFSSKKAAFLAYNEQTSGPQTEAVKKAATDAGAPVVSFTETLPDGKDYLSWMSDNVNAVQKAVEKVRG encoded by the coding sequence GTGCAGTCCCGAAAGAACGTGCAGTTCCGTAAGACGACCTTGTCCCTGACCGCGCTGTCCGGCGTCGTCCTCCTCGGCGTCGCCGCCTGCTCCACCCCCGGCAGCAGCGCCGCGGGCACGGAGAGCGCCAAGTCCGGTGAGATCACCGTCGTCGCGTCCACGAGCGCCTACGGCAGCCTCGTCAAGGCCATCGGCGGCGACAAGGTGACAGTCGAATCGATCGTCTCCAAGATCAGCCAGGACCCCCACTCCTACGAGGCCACGGCGCAGGATCGCCTCAAGGTCTCCAAGGCCGGTCTCGTCGTGGTGAACGGCGGAGGCTATGACAGCTTCATGGACGGCATGGTGGCCGACGCCAAGCTCGACCCTGCCAATGTCATCAACGCGGTGACCGTCTCCGGCCTCCAGCAGGAGAGCGCCGAGAGCCCGGCTCCGAGCGCCTCCGCGGCGGACGACCACGGGCACGATCATGACCACGGCTCCTTCAACGAGCACGTCTGGTACAACTTCCCGGCCATGCAGAAGGTCGCGGCCCAGGTGGAGCAGCGGCTGAGCGCGCTGGCCCCGGCGTCGGCGGCGGAGTTCAAGCACAACGCGGACGCCTTCACCTCCCGCCTCGGCGACTACCAGCAGACCCTGGAGAAACTGACGAAGGGCAGCCATGTGGATGTGGCGGTCACCGAGCCGGTGCCGCTCTACCTCCTTGAGGCGGCGGGCCTGCACAACGTCACCCCGGAGGAGTTCACGAGCGCCGTGGAGGAGGGTCATGACGTCCCGGCCTCCGTGCTCGACGAGACTCTCAAGCTCTTCTCCTCGAAGAAGGCCGCCTTCCTCGCCTACAACGAGCAGACCTCCGGCCCGCAGACCGAAGCGGTGAAGAAGGCCGCCACGGACGCCGGAGCGCCGGTCGTGTCCTTCACGGAGACCCTCCCGGACGGCAAGGACTACCTGAGCTGGATGTCGGACAACGTGAACGCCGTCCAGAAGGCCGTGGAGAAGGTCCGGGGCTAA
- a CDS encoding metal ABC transporter ATP-binding protein, whose amino-acid sequence MSLRGAGLGFGQRVLWEDLDLDLKAGEFLAVLGANGSGKSSLLRVLLGLLPLTAGTLESRVPKERVGYVPQQKSFAPDTALRARDLVALGVDGHRWGVRLERRGVHRKVDELLAHVGASDYAKVPVGQLSGGEQQRLRIAQALAADPAILLCDEPLLSLDPRHQNIVSELVNRQCRDEGSAVVFVTHELNPVLPYVDKVLYLAGGRFCIGTPDEVMNTETLSELYQGHVEVIRSGDRLMVSGIPEQVHHEQESE is encoded by the coding sequence ATGTCACTCAGGGGGGCCGGGCTCGGCTTCGGTCAGCGCGTCCTCTGGGAGGACCTGGACCTGGACCTCAAGGCGGGCGAATTCCTCGCCGTCCTCGGCGCCAACGGCAGCGGCAAGAGCTCGCTGCTCCGCGTCCTGCTGGGGCTCCTCCCGCTGACCGCCGGAACGCTGGAGAGCCGGGTCCCCAAGGAACGCGTGGGCTACGTGCCCCAGCAGAAGTCCTTCGCCCCGGACACCGCCCTGCGGGCGCGAGATCTCGTGGCGCTCGGCGTCGACGGGCACCGCTGGGGCGTCCGGCTGGAACGGCGCGGAGTCCATCGCAAGGTCGATGAGCTGCTCGCCCACGTCGGGGCCTCCGACTACGCCAAAGTCCCGGTGGGCCAGCTCTCCGGCGGCGAACAGCAGCGCCTGAGGATCGCGCAGGCGCTCGCCGCGGATCCCGCCATCCTGCTCTGTGACGAGCCGCTGCTCTCCCTGGACCCGCGCCACCAGAACATCGTGAGCGAACTGGTCAACCGTCAGTGCCGTGATGAGGGCTCCGCCGTGGTGTTCGTGACCCACGAACTCAACCCTGTGCTGCCCTATGTGGACAAGGTTCTTTACCTGGCCGGAGGACGATTCTGCATCGGCACCCCTGACGAGGTCATGAACACCGAGACCCTGTCCGAGCTGTACCAGGGTCATGTGGAAGTGATCCGGTCCGGCGACCGGCTGATGGTCTCGGGCAT